One stretch of Gopherus flavomarginatus isolate rGopFla2 chromosome 2, rGopFla2.mat.asm, whole genome shotgun sequence DNA includes these proteins:
- the RPA3 gene encoding replication protein A 14 kDa subunit isoform X2: MMVILKRSNEITSVHWIHPSGKLFILSDGEGKNTTVELSEPLDEELSGVIEVVGRVTNQATILCMSYVQFREDKSAFDLALYNEALKIIHEFPEYFPFGVTRNN, translated from the exons atgatggtgatcttgaag AGAAGCAATGAAATAACTTCAGTGCACTGG ATTCACCCATCAGGGAAACTTTTCATCCTTTCGGATGGAGAAGGAAAAAATACAACTGTTGAACTGAGCGAGCCT TTAGATGAAGAACTCTCTGGTGTCATTGAAGTAGTGGGAAGAGTTACAAATCAGGCAACTATCCTGTGCATGTCATATGTCCAGTTCAGAGAAGATAAAAGCGCTTTTG ATCTTGCGCTTTACAATGAAGCACTGAAAATTATCCATGAATTTCCTGAGTACTTCCCATTTGGTGTTACAAGGAATAATTGA
- the RPA3 gene encoding replication protein A 14 kDa subunit isoform X1, translating into MGDVHEGPRPRIATSHLAQHLGKPVCFVGRLEKIHPSGKLFILSDGEGKNTTVELSEPLDEELSGVIEVVGRVTNQATILCMSYVQFREDKSAFDLALYNEALKIIHEFPEYFPFGVTRNN; encoded by the exons ATGGGGGACGTGCACGAGGGGCCGCGGCCCCGCATCGCCACCAGCCACTTAGCGCAGCACCTCGGGAAGCCCGTTTGCTTCGTGGGCCGACTGGAGAAG ATTCACCCATCAGGGAAACTTTTCATCCTTTCGGATGGAGAAGGAAAAAATACAACTGTTGAACTGAGCGAGCCT TTAGATGAAGAACTCTCTGGTGTCATTGAAGTAGTGGGAAGAGTTACAAATCAGGCAACTATCCTGTGCATGTCATATGTCCAGTTCAGAGAAGATAAAAGCGCTTTTG ATCTTGCGCTTTACAATGAAGCACTGAAAATTATCCATGAATTTCCTGAGTACTTCCCATTTGGTGTTACAAGGAATAATTGA
- the RPA3 gene encoding replication protein A 14 kDa subunit isoform X3: MMVILKVDSLQNPIHPSGKLFILSDGEGKNTTVELSEPLDEELSGVIEVVGRVTNQATILCMSYVQFREDKSAFDLALYNEALKIIHEFPEYFPFGVTRNN; the protein is encoded by the exons atgatggtgatcttgaaggtggatagtcttcagaatcct ATTCACCCATCAGGGAAACTTTTCATCCTTTCGGATGGAGAAGGAAAAAATACAACTGTTGAACTGAGCGAGCCT TTAGATGAAGAACTCTCTGGTGTCATTGAAGTAGTGGGAAGAGTTACAAATCAGGCAACTATCCTGTGCATGTCATATGTCCAGTTCAGAGAAGATAAAAGCGCTTTTG ATCTTGCGCTTTACAATGAAGCACTGAAAATTATCCATGAATTTCCTGAGTACTTCCCATTTGGTGTTACAAGGAATAATTGA